The following coding sequences lie in one Apium graveolens cultivar Ventura chromosome 3, ASM990537v1, whole genome shotgun sequence genomic window:
- the LOC141712649 gene encoding uncharacterized protein LOC141712649 — protein sequence MHLARHETMESTTKLTRTHSSLLRSSPTIRSSIHSLSSINEIQDYDLEEQKLHKPGSGSGRVRIKPGLTRFGPVIALVVMFVYTTYMYYRGDEMNTSENLLLALIFIAVVVYVGGKNKKLIGQSCVILRHLCVEYAKKIGFFKSNSKPVQWFIGDSDELRKGGKSGDEVKVENFVKEGVEFYSNGDYYEGEFYKGKCNGSGVYNYFVNGRYEGDWIDGKYDGYGIESWARGSRYKGQYRQGSRHGYGVYRFYTGDSYAGEWFKGQSHGTGIQTCSDGSCYVGEFKFGLKHGLGCYHFRNGDRYAGEYFGDKIHGFGVYHFANCHCYEGSWHEGRKQGFGMYTFPNGDSKCGEWDSGSLKTAVPPLADTTLRAVQAARKTAENAIRLRQVDHHVNQAVTAANKAATAARVAAVKAIQNKIDGKFCNTDL from the exons atgcaCCTCGCGAGACACGAAACAATGGAGAGCACGACGAAGCTTACGAGAACACATTCGTCGTTGCTTCGGTCATCTCCGACGATCCGATCATCAATACACAGCCTCTCATCTATAAATGAGATACAAGATTATGATTTAGAGGAGCAGAAGTTACATAAACCGGGTTCCGGGTCGGGCCGGGTCcggatcaaacccgggttgacCCGGTTCGGACCGGTGATTGCTTTGGTAGTGATGTTTGTGTACACAACGTATATGTATTATAGAGGTGATGAAATGAATACGTCGGAGAATTTGTTGTTGGCGTTGATTTTTATAGCTGTTGTTGTATATGTTGGTGGTAAAAACAAGAAGTTAATTGGACAAAGTTGTGTGATTTTGAGACATTTGTGTGTTGAGTATGCGAAAAAAATCGGGTTTTTTAAGAGTAATAGTAAGCCTGTTCAGTGGTTTATTGGTGATTCGGATGAATTGCGAAAAGGGGGTAAGTCTGGAGATGAGGTAAAGGTCGAGAACTTTGTGAAGGAAGGGGTTGAATTTTATAGTAATGGGGATTATTACGAAGGGGAATTTTATAAGGGGAAGTGTAATGGGAGTGGTGTTTATAACTATTTTGTGAATGGGAGGTACGAGGGTGATTGGATTGATGGCAAGTATGATGGGTATGGGATTGAGAGTTGGGCGCGGGGGAGTCGGTATAAAGGGCAGTATAGGCAAGGATCGAGACATGGATATGGTGTTTATAGGTTTTATACCGGGGATAGTTATGCTGGGGAGTGGTTTAAGGGACAGAGTCATGGGACTGGAATACAGACGTGTTCCGATGGGAGTTGTTATGTTGGGGAGTTTAAGTTTGGGTTGAAGCATGGGCTTGGGTGTTACCATTTCAG AAATGGAGATAGATATGCTGGGGAATATTTTGGAGATAAAATTCATGGTTTTGGTGTCTATCACTTTGCTAACTGCCACTGCTATGAGGGTTCGTGGCATGAAGGCCGTAAGCAAGGTTTTGGAATGTATACGTTCCCAAATGGTGACTCAAAATGTGGCGAGTGGGACTCTGGCTCCCTTAAAACAGCGGTACCCCCTCTAGCTGACACCACCCTCAGAGCAGTTCAG GCTGCTAGAAAAACAGCCGAGAACGCAATTCGCTTACGCCAGGTTGATCATCACGTAAATCAGGCAGTTACAGCCGCAAACAAAGCTGCTACTGCTGCAAGAGTGGCTGCTGTTAAAGCAATTCAAAACAAAATCGATGGCAAATTTTGCAACACTGACCTGTAG